The proteins below are encoded in one region of Buttiauxella gaviniae:
- a CDS encoding RpoE-regulated lipoprotein — MKTLRLMMLGLPLVLSGCSTLSSVNWSAANPWNWFGSSLEVSEQGVGELNASTPMDEKAVSSALNDNYRLRSGMKTDNGEIVRFYEAMDDKTVMIIVNGEKGTVSRVDVMDSDIKTDSGVKIGTPFSDLYGKAFGTCVKATGDDSASVECKAPDSQHISYLFTGEWRGPEELMPSDDALKSWKISKIIWRR, encoded by the coding sequence ATGAAAACACTGCGCCTGATGATGTTGGGTTTGCCCCTGGTTTTGAGCGGCTGCTCCACGCTGTCATCCGTTAACTGGTCGGCGGCAAATCCCTGGAACTGGTTTGGTTCGTCGCTTGAGGTGAGTGAGCAGGGGGTAGGGGAATTAAACGCCAGCACACCGATGGATGAAAAAGCCGTCAGCAGCGCGCTCAACGATAATTATCGCCTGCGCAGCGGCATGAAAACCGATAACGGTGAAATCGTTCGTTTTTATGAAGCGATGGACGACAAAACGGTGATGATTATCGTCAATGGCGAAAAAGGCACGGTAAGCCGCGTTGACGTGATGGACAGCGATATTAAAACCGACAGCGGTGTGAAAATCGGCACGCCGTTTAGCGATCTCTATGGCAAAGCATTTGGCACATGTGTTAAAGCCACGGGCGACGACAGCGCAAGCGTGGAGTGCAAGGCACCTGACAGCCAGCATATTAGCTATCTCTTCACCGGCGAGTGGCGCGGCCCGGAAGAGTTGATGCCCTCTGACGATGCCCTCAAAAGCTGGAAAATCAGCAAAATTATCTGGCGTCGATAA
- a CDS encoding DUF2919 domain-containing protein: MYPPSDYDTHGNLKTPFLFWCILLLQARTWFVLVLAAASRQQGDAILGVFYPDRDNFWFGLLPGVPAALAFMISGRRHLYPRLWSAWRWLLNAAQGGVLAWQIVLLWLGEELTGITLTLLIADIFALWWLCTSRRLRDYFTLSRE, translated from the coding sequence ATGTATCCACCTTCGGATTACGACACTCACGGTAATCTGAAAACGCCTTTTTTGTTCTGGTGCATCCTCCTGTTGCAGGCGCGAACCTGGTTTGTGCTGGTGTTAGCGGCGGCGTCCCGTCAACAGGGTGATGCTATCCTCGGCGTATTTTATCCCGATCGCGATAACTTCTGGTTTGGGCTGCTGCCCGGCGTCCCTGCGGCGCTGGCATTTATGATAAGCGGCCGCCGTCATTTATATCCCCGCTTATGGTCAGCCTGGCGCTGGTTATTGAATGCCGCGCAAGGGGGCGTTTTAGCCTGGCAAATCGTGTTGCTTTGGCTGGGTGAAGAGTTGACCGGCATTACCCTTACGCTGTTAATTGCCGATATTTTTGCTTTATGGTGGCTGTGTACCAGCCGCCGATTACGCGATTACTTTACCCTCAGCCGGGAATAA
- a CDS encoding GNAT family acetyltransferase: MEIRVFRQDDFEEVITLWERCDLLRPWNDPEMDIERKLNHDADLFLVAEVGGEVVGSLMGGYDGHRGSAYYLGVHPEYRGRGIANALLSRFEKKLIARGCPKIHIMVREENDLVIGMYERLEYEQQEVVMLGKRLIEDQEY, from the coding sequence ATGGAAATACGTGTTTTTCGCCAGGATGATTTCGAAGAAGTCATTACGCTTTGGGAACGTTGCGACTTACTGCGTCCATGGAACGATCCTGAAATGGATATTGAGCGCAAACTCAATCACGATGCGGATCTGTTTTTAGTGGCCGAAGTGGGTGGGGAAGTCGTGGGCTCGCTGATGGGCGGTTATGACGGCCACCGTGGTTCGGCCTATTATCTCGGTGTTCATCCGGAATATCGTGGCCGTGGTATCGCCAATGCTCTGCTTAGCCGCTTTGAAAAAAAACTGATCGCTCGTGGCTGCCCGAAGATTCATATCATGGTGCGTGAAGAAAACGACCTGGTGATTGGAATGTATGAGCGCCTCGAGTATGAGCAGCAGGAAGTGGTGATGCTTGGCAAGCGGCTGATTGAAGACCAAGAATATTAA
- the amiA gene encoding N-acetylmuramoyl-L-alanine amidase AmiA, with the protein MSKIKSLTHLTTRRQLLLTGLAALTLTGVNKALASPETKPLKTTTNHSKPAKKSGARRVVMLDPGHGGIDTGAIGHNGSKEKHVVLAIAKNVRNILKSNGIEAKLTRTSDEFIPLYDRVEIAHKHGADLFMSIHADGFTSPTAAGASVFALSNRGASSAMAKYLSDKENAADDVAGSKVKHKDQYLQQVLFDLVQTDTIKNSLTLGSHILKQIKPVHKLHSRNTEQAAFVVLKSPSIPSVLVETSFITNPGEEKLLGTAAFRQKIANAIASGIISYFHWFDNQKAHSKKR; encoded by the coding sequence ATGAGCAAAATTAAATCACTGACGCATCTGACTACCCGCCGCCAGTTACTGCTTACTGGATTGGCTGCCTTAACGTTAACGGGCGTAAATAAGGCTTTGGCCTCCCCGGAGACTAAACCCCTCAAAACCACCACTAATCACAGTAAACCGGCCAAAAAATCCGGTGCACGCCGAGTCGTAATGCTCGACCCAGGACACGGCGGGATTGATACCGGCGCGATTGGTCACAACGGTTCTAAAGAGAAACATGTGGTCCTCGCCATTGCTAAAAATGTCCGCAATATCCTGAAAAGCAACGGCATAGAGGCCAAACTCACACGTACCAGTGACGAATTTATTCCCCTGTACGATCGCGTCGAAATCGCGCATAAGCACGGTGCTGACCTGTTTATGTCGATTCACGCCGATGGTTTCACCAGCCCAACGGCTGCCGGTGCGTCGGTGTTTGCCCTTTCCAATCGCGGCGCAAGTAGTGCGATGGCAAAATATCTTTCTGATAAAGAAAACGCCGCCGATGATGTCGCGGGCAGCAAAGTGAAGCACAAAGATCAGTACCTCCAACAGGTTCTGTTCGATTTGGTGCAAACCGACACCATCAAAAACAGCCTGACGCTTGGCTCGCATATCCTCAAGCAGATAAAACCGGTGCACAAACTGCACAGCCGCAACACAGAACAAGCGGCGTTTGTGGTTTTGAAATCACCGTCGATTCCGTCCGTGCTGGTTGAAACCTCCTTTATCACCAACCCCGGCGAAGAGAAACTGCTTGGTACCGCCGCGTTTCGCCAGAAAATCGCTAATGCGATCGCCTCTGGTATCATTAGCTACTTCCATTGGTTTGATAACCAAAAAGCGCACAGTAAAAAACGTTGA
- the hemF gene encoding oxygen-dependent coproporphyrinogen oxidase — translation MNSPDIHAVKQFLLQLQETICQQLSAIDGAAFEEECWQREGGGGGRSRVLRSGNIFEQAGVNFSHVHGDAMPASATAHRPELAGRSFEAMGVSLVVHPLNPYVPTSHANVRFFIAEKPGCEPVWWFGGGFDLTPFYGFEEDAIHWHKTARELCQPFGEDVFPRYKKWCDDYFFIKHRNEQRGIGGLFFDDLNTPDFDHCFSFMQAVGNGYLDAYLPIVERRKALPWGERERDFQLYRRGRYVEFNLVWDRGTLFGLQTGGRTESILMSMPPLVRWEYNYQPEEGSPEAALYRDFLPVKDWV, via the coding sequence ATGAACTCGCCTGATATTCACGCTGTAAAACAATTCCTGCTGCAATTGCAGGAGACCATCTGCCAGCAGCTCAGCGCCATTGACGGTGCCGCGTTTGAAGAAGAGTGCTGGCAGCGCGAAGGTGGCGGCGGCGGGCGCAGCCGGGTTTTACGCAGCGGGAATATTTTTGAACAGGCGGGCGTTAATTTCTCCCACGTTCATGGCGATGCTATGCCAGCCTCTGCCACCGCGCATCGTCCGGAACTTGCCGGGCGCAGTTTTGAAGCGATGGGTGTCTCTCTGGTGGTGCATCCCCTGAATCCTTACGTGCCAACCAGCCACGCTAACGTGCGTTTTTTCATTGCGGAAAAACCAGGCTGTGAGCCCGTATGGTGGTTTGGCGGCGGCTTTGATTTAACCCCGTTTTACGGTTTTGAAGAAGATGCCATTCACTGGCATAAAACGGCGCGCGAGCTGTGCCAGCCATTTGGTGAGGATGTTTTCCCGCGATATAAAAAATGGTGCGACGACTATTTCTTCATTAAGCACCGCAACGAGCAGCGCGGCATTGGCGGGCTGTTCTTCGACGATCTCAATACGCCTGATTTTGACCACTGCTTTAGCTTTATGCAGGCGGTGGGTAATGGTTATCTGGATGCCTATTTGCCGATTGTCGAACGCCGCAAAGCCTTGCCGTGGGGCGAACGTGAGCGCGATTTCCAGCTTTATCGCCGGGGCCGTTATGTCGAGTTTAATCTGGTGTGGGACCGCGGAACATTGTTTGGCTTGCAGACCGGCGGGCGCACAGAGTCGATTTTAATGTCGATGCCGCCGCTGGTGCGTTGGGAATATAACTATCAGCCAGAAGAAGGCAGCCCGGAGGCTGCCTTGTATCGTGATTTCTTGCCGGTTAAGGATTGGGTTTAG